One window of Cygnus olor isolate bCygOlo1 chromosome 28, bCygOlo1.pri.v2, whole genome shotgun sequence genomic DNA carries:
- the LOC121060878 gene encoding uncharacterized protein LOC121060878 gives MHYYGERYKHLYLPGSSYITESLQQCTPQPDACSTTCHPLSVIKSPMPRWQSYVQPFTYVCSQPTVTQSQLLSCQPYVQPCVLLCPEPCETTRLLPCRKPSVKLSTTQSFQPCENGHYEKKRVAKSLPPCAPRCPEPGKLRFPPCGIKYSASCKDERASQKLSRCSSQRYGTELRSLQGMTGGYSPPLRGVTECPPQQYVTQCFQQEYVSTFPHQKCMKGYPTQECITTYTSQQNGTKSLQQPQVPKCPPGTGIKESSSQQRVTKCSLLQEGVKHKSSSMQHISKSKCLHSCANQHSPRHHSGGVKRSSHPKKSRCASKWLW, from the coding sequence ATGCACTATTATGGGGAGCGGTATAAACACCTGTACCTGCCGGGATCGAGCTACATCACTGAAAGCCTCCAGCAGTGCACGCCCCAGCCTGATGCGTGCAGCACCACGTGCCACCCACTGAGCGTGATCAAGAGCCCGATGCCCAGATGGCAAAGCTATGTGCAACCTTTCACTTACGTCTGCTCACAGCCGACCGTGACCCAGAGCCAGCTGCTGTCTTGCCAGCCCTATGTCCAGCCATGCGTCCTGCTGTGCCCTGAGCCCTGCGAGACCACTcgcctgctgccctgcaggaagCCCAGCGTGAAGCTGAGCACGACGCAGAGTTTCCAGCCCTGTGAGAATGGCCACTATGAGAAGAAGCGTGTGGCCAAGAGCCTCCCACCCTGTGCACCCAGGTGCCCAGAGCCGGGCAAGCTGAGGTTCCCACCATGTGGGATCAAATACTCGGCCTCCTGCAAGGATGAGCGTGCATCACAGAAGTTATCCAGATGCTCGTCTCAGCGGTATGGCACAGAGCTCCGGTCCCTGCAGGGGATGACCGGCGGCTATTCCCCGCCGCTGCGGGGGGTCACCGAGTGTCCCCCGCAGCAGTACGTGACACAGTGCTTCCAGCAGGAGTATGTGAGCACGTTCCCTCACCAGAAATGCATGAAGGGGTACCCGACGCAGGAGTGCATCACCACCTACACCTCGCAGCAGAATGGAACCAAGAGCTTGCAGCAGCCACAAGTGCCTAAGTGCCCCCCCGGCACCGGAATAAAGGAGAGCTCGTCGCAGCAACGTGTGACCAAATGCtcgctgctgcaggagggggtCAAGCACAAGAGCTCGTCCATGCAGCACATCAGCAAGTCCAAGTGCCTCCACTCGTGTGCCAACCAGCACTCGCCACGGCACCACTCAGGGGGAGTGAAGCGTTCGAGCCACCCCAAGAAGAGCCGCTGTGCTTCGAAGTGGCTCTGGTGA